The proteins below come from a single Candidatus Kirkpatrickella diaphorinae genomic window:
- a CDS encoding mitochondrial fission ELM1 family protein → MSVAVISENFAGMRAQAEGLLHRLDVEPRFHTVKLKGMWRHLPTRFCPDPLKAAAPIQLAPDTQWLLSVGGRGGAVGAALRRKTGLKLVQVQNPRMDFSQFDLIIANHHDDIAGPNVISIRTALHNVTSDRLAAARAEWAARLQRAGRPLLCVMLGGSNGRFRLGREEGRLIGRSLAQLLRQQNIALAITPSRRTDKQALAALEAELKGFDAYIWHGAGDNPYLGMLATADMIAVTTDSVSMISEAVATKAPVQIIPLPGRSRRITAFVQGLTALDRVRPFTPDWCPWGVSPLDDTQIAVEEVRKRLPG, encoded by the coding sequence ATGTCAGTCGCGGTTATAAGTGAAAATTTTGCCGGGATGCGTGCGCAGGCTGAAGGCCTGCTGCACCGGCTGGATGTTGAACCTCGTTTCCACACCGTCAAGCTCAAAGGCATGTGGCGCCATCTGCCAACGCGTTTCTGCCCCGACCCCCTCAAAGCGGCCGCGCCGATCCAGCTTGCACCGGACACGCAATGGCTCCTAAGTGTCGGAGGGCGCGGCGGCGCGGTGGGCGCGGCCCTTCGCCGGAAGACGGGGCTGAAACTCGTCCAAGTGCAAAATCCGCGCATGGACTTTAGTCAATTTGACCTCATCATCGCCAATCATCACGACGATATCGCAGGCCCCAACGTCATCTCCATCCGCACCGCCCTGCATAATGTCACCTCCGACCGCCTCGCCGCGGCGCGGGCTGAATGGGCGGCGCGTTTGCAGCGGGCGGGTCGGCCCCTCCTCTGCGTCATGCTTGGCGGATCAAACGGGCGCTTCCGCCTTGGGCGTGAAGAGGGCCGCCTGATTGGCCGAAGCCTGGCACAGTTGCTGCGGCAACAGAATATCGCGCTCGCCATCACGCCTTCACGGCGCACCGACAAACAGGCTCTTGCCGCTTTAGAGGCCGAGCTTAAGGGTTTTGATGCCTATATCTGGCATGGCGCGGGCGACAACCCTTATCTCGGCATGCTGGCAACGGCGGATATGATCGCGGTCACGACGGACAGCGTGTCCATGATTTCGGAAGCAGTGGCCACGAAAGCGCCTGTGCAGATCATCCCCCTGCCCGGACGGTCCCGACGGATTACGGCTTTTGTGCAGGGCCTGACGGCGTTGGATCGCGTCCGCCCCTTTACGCCGGATTGGTGCCCCTGGGGCGTTTCCCCGCTTGACGACACGCAAATTGCGGTCGAAGAAGTGAGAAAGCGCCTGCCGGGCTAG
- a CDS encoding DEAD/DEAH box helicase, with protein sequence MTPDTNIADFGFDARLCAAMAREGVTHPNEVQLKAWPHVLSGRDVILTAQTGSGKTITYLATLLQRLVTQSAATPSPAPQALILSPTRELAMQIAGILRSLARPFGISSVIVMGGDDRARQVRKLEGGAQIMVATPGRLRDLLQDGVVTLSQVRTLIIDEVDRLLDEGFAADVLHIASGCADGAQLILCSATLPAALRDLTQQIRPKGFIRVEVKPEAAMPRQMHHQLAFITGQAKCDMLLARLEARRGRAIIFVNVKAEIDAVMRFLRQAGVMADILHGDMRQAARTKSLRHFSEGRDHILVTTDVAARGLDIDDVGLVVNYDFPPNVETYIHRAGRTARAGSRGLAISFCGPEKRHLVREVEKATKIRLKVIA encoded by the coding sequence ATGACGCCCGACACAAACATTGCAGATTTCGGTTTCGATGCCCGACTTTGCGCCGCTATGGCGCGTGAGGGTGTCACGCATCCGAATGAGGTGCAGCTCAAAGCATGGCCGCATGTCCTTTCCGGGCGGGATGTTATTCTGACGGCCCAGACAGGCTCGGGGAAGACCATCACCTACCTCGCCACCTTATTGCAAAGGCTCGTGACGCAAAGCGCCGCCACCCCCTCCCCGGCACCTCAGGCGCTGATCCTGTCCCCCACAAGGGAGCTGGCGATGCAGATCGCCGGCATTTTGCGCAGTCTGGCCCGCCCTTTCGGGATCTCATCCGTCATTGTGATGGGCGGTGACGACCGCGCGCGACAGGTCAGGAAGTTGGAAGGCGGGGCGCAGATCATGGTCGCCACACCGGGGCGGCTGCGCGACCTGTTGCAGGATGGCGTTGTCACGTTGTCTCAGGTCAGGACGCTGATTATTGACGAGGTCGATCGCCTTCTGGATGAGGGTTTCGCGGCGGACGTGTTACACATCGCGTCCGGCTGCGCCGATGGGGCGCAACTTATCCTGTGTTCCGCAACGTTACCGGCGGCACTGAGAGATCTGACTCAGCAAATACGCCCGAAAGGCTTCATTCGGGTCGAGGTCAAGCCTGAAGCCGCCATGCCGCGTCAGATGCACCATCAACTCGCCTTTATCACCGGTCAGGCAAAATGCGATATGCTTCTGGCACGTCTTGAAGCGCGGCGCGGGCGGGCCATCATTTTTGTCAATGTCAAAGCCGAGATCGATGCGGTGATGCGTTTCTTGCGTCAGGCGGGCGTTATGGCCGATATTCTGCATGGGGATATGCGCCAGGCGGCGCGCACAAAATCATTACGCCATTTCAGTGAGGGGCGTGATCATATCCTCGTCACAACTGACGTCGCGGCACGCGGACTGGATATTGATGATGTCGGACTCGTGGTGAATTACGATTTTCCGCCCAATGTCGAAACTTACATCCACCGCGCGGGCCGCACGGCCCGGGCCGGGTCGCGCGGTCTCGCCATCAGTTTCTGCGGGCCGGAAAAGCGCCACCTTGTGCGCGAAGTGGAAAAAGCAACGAAAATCCGGCTCAAAGTCATCGCCTGA
- the glyA gene encoding serine hydroxymethyltransferase, with the protein MCSAAHADLSKFYLGNLAQSDKEVADILHQELVRQQDGIELIASENIVSLAVLESQGSVLTNKYAEGLPGKRYYGGCVEVDKVETLAIDRLTRIFGAKFANVQPHSGANANMAAFMAMATPGDTIMGMSLATGGHLTHGAAPNYSGKWFKPVQYGVRAEDGRIDMEEVARLARQHKPKIIIAGGSAYPRVIDFAHFRQIADEVGAYLMVDMAHFAGLVAAGLFPNPVPHAHIVTSTTHKTLRGPRGGVVLTNDEDLAKKINSAVFPGLQGGPLMHVIAAKAVAFGEALQPAFKSYQQAVLANAQALADELKTRGFDIVTGGTDCHLALVDLRPKKVTGKVAEAALERAGMTANKNAVPFDPEKPFVTSGIRLGSPAATSRGFGVAEFRDIGRMIDEVLSAHGSASQDAVEARVQEEVKALCRRFPIYKGAYPSA; encoded by the coding sequence ATGTGTTCCGCCGCGCACGCTGATCTTTCGAAATTTTATTTAGGCAATCTTGCTCAATCCGACAAAGAAGTCGCGGATATCCTGCATCAGGAGCTTGTGCGTCAGCAGGACGGGATTGAGCTGATCGCATCGGAAAACATTGTGTCCCTCGCCGTGCTGGAGAGTCAGGGCTCCGTCCTCACCAATAAATATGCGGAGGGCCTGCCGGGGAAACGCTATTATGGTGGCTGCGTCGAGGTTGATAAGGTCGAGACGCTCGCGATTGACCGGCTGACCCGGATATTCGGTGCAAAATTCGCCAATGTGCAGCCGCATTCCGGCGCGAATGCCAATATGGCCGCCTTCATGGCCATGGCCACACCCGGTGACACCATCATGGGGATGAGCCTGGCCACCGGGGGGCATCTGACGCATGGCGCCGCGCCGAACTATTCAGGCAAATGGTTCAAGCCCGTGCAATATGGCGTGCGGGCTGAAGATGGGCGGATCGATATGGAGGAGGTGGCGCGTCTCGCGCGTCAGCACAAGCCCAAAATCATCATTGCCGGGGGCTCCGCCTATCCGCGGGTTATTGACTTCGCGCATTTCCGTCAGATCGCGGATGAGGTCGGCGCTTACCTCATGGTCGATATGGCACATTTTGCAGGGCTGGTTGCGGCTGGGCTGTTCCCCAACCCGGTGCCCCATGCGCATATCGTGACCAGCACAACACATAAAACGTTACGCGGCCCGCGCGGCGGCGTCGTGCTGACAAATGACGAGGACCTCGCCAAAAAAATCAATTCCGCTGTGTTTCCCGGGCTTCAGGGTGGTCCGCTGATGCATGTCATCGCCGCCAAGGCCGTCGCATTTGGTGAGGCGTTGCAACCCGCCTTCAAGTCCTACCAGCAGGCGGTTCTGGCCAATGCGCAGGCGCTCGCGGATGAGCTGAAAACGCGCGGTTTCGATATTGTGACGGGTGGCACGGATTGTCACCTCGCCCTCGTGGATCTACGCCCGAAGAAAGTCACCGGCAAAGTGGCGGAAGCGGCTTTAGAGAGGGCAGGCATGACGGCCAATAAAAACGCCGTGCCTTTTGACCCTGAAAAACCCTTCGTCACTTCCGGCATTCGCCTCGGCAGCCCGGCCGCAACCTCACGCGGGTTTGGCGTCGCGGAATTCCGTGACATTGGACGCATGATTGACGAGGTGCTCTCCGCACATGGCAGTGCGTCGCAGGATGCTGTCGAGGCCCGCGTGCAAGAAGAGGTCAAGGCGCTGTGCCGTCGTTTCCCGATTTATAAAGGTGCCTACCCCTCCGCCTGA